One genomic region from Cardinium endosymbiont of Dermatophagoides farinae encodes:
- the trxA gene encoding thioredoxin, with translation MDQNILEITDAQFDGVIGEHKLVLVDFWAPWCGPCLKLAPVIEQLAAIYKGKAAIAKLNISENSQTPARYSITTIPTMLLFHQGQQVDRLVGNLPIIQIQEVLDKYLS, from the coding sequence ATGGATCAAAATATTCTAGAGATTACAGATGCGCAGTTTGATGGAGTCATTGGCGAACACAAACTTGTCTTAGTAGACTTTTGGGCACCTTGGTGTGGGCCTTGCCTAAAACTTGCCCCCGTTATAGAGCAGCTTGCGGCTATCTATAAAGGGAAAGCAGCTATTGCCAAGCTTAATATCAGTGAAAATAGCCAAACACCTGCTAGATATTCTATTACCACCATCCCTACTATGTTGTTGTTTCATCAAGGCCAACAGGTAGACCGTTTGGTTGGAAATCTGCCGATCATTCAAATTCAGGAAGTATTAGATAAATATTTATCTTAA
- a CDS encoding metal ABC transporter solute-binding protein, Zn/Mn family: protein MIPTNEKFVILTTTGILGDAIKNIVKEDAQVVVLMGPGTDPHTYQTTQKDVQQLRHAHMIFYHGLDLEGKMTDILQRMGQERKAYAVSDALDKTALLYEGTIVADPHVWFDVKLWKQVVGFISQKLQEARPESAAYYQNNTLAYMEELAHLHELITIQINSIPKLQRVLITAHDAFGYFGKAYNIEVVGLQGVSSVAECGLKDINRIAALIRERNIKAVFFETSVSNRSIRVVLENCAHYGHKVAVGGYLYSDALGAPGTLEGTYCGMIKANATTIVNALK from the coding sequence TTGATACCTACAAATGAAAAATTTGTTATTTTAACTACTACAGGCATCTTAGGAGATGCGATTAAAAACATTGTAAAGGAAGATGCGCAGGTAGTTGTCCTAATGGGCCCTGGCACAGATCCGCATACATACCAAACTACTCAAAAAGATGTACAACAGCTTAGGCATGCGCATATGATCTTTTATCATGGCCTTGATTTGGAGGGAAAGATGACAGATATCTTGCAAAGAATGGGGCAGGAAAGAAAAGCTTATGCAGTGAGTGATGCGCTTGATAAAACAGCGTTACTATACGAGGGTACCATTGTGGCAGACCCCCATGTCTGGTTTGATGTAAAACTATGGAAGCAGGTAGTCGGTTTTATCAGTCAAAAGCTACAAGAAGCAAGACCCGAATCAGCGGCGTATTATCAAAATAATACATTGGCTTACATGGAAGAACTGGCGCATTTACATGAATTAATTACTATTCAAATTAACTCTATCCCAAAACTACAGCGGGTATTGATTACTGCACATGATGCTTTTGGTTATTTTGGAAAGGCGTATAATATAGAAGTAGTTGGTTTACAAGGTGTTTCTAGTGTAGCTGAATGTGGTTTAAAAGATATTAACCGGATTGCAGCGCTTATTAGAGAACGAAATATCAAAGCGGTTTTTTTTGAAACTTCTGTTTCAAATAGATCGATTCGGGTTGTATTAGAAAATTGTGCCCATTATGGACATAAGGTAGCGGTAGGGGGATATCTTTATTCAGATGCACTTGGTGCACCTGGTACGTTAGAAGGGACCTATTGTGGCATGATTAAGGCCAATGCTACAACAATTGTTAATGCACTAAAATAA
- a CDS encoding metal-dependent transcriptional regulator, whose translation MKRTHAEENYLKAIYMLSEKKEALVTTTAMAEFLHTSAASITDMVQKLHNKGLVVYRKYQGVALTETGKQFAIKILRKHLLWEVFLVDKLKFGWSEIHEIAEQLEHIDSDILIDRLDDFLGHPYCNPHGIVIPNADGKIITRPRLLMTDLSEGASGIVSAIKDDSTSFLQYLGKRNIYLGVKITVVEKIEFDESMDVTIDNQHKINISRKITDNILISL comes from the coding sequence ATGAAACGTACACATGCAGAAGAAAATTATTTAAAGGCTATTTATATGCTTTCGGAAAAGAAAGAAGCATTGGTTACAACTACTGCCATGGCAGAATTTTTACATACCAGTGCTGCATCGATTACCGATATGGTACAGAAGCTACACAACAAAGGGTTGGTTGTCTACCGTAAATACCAAGGCGTAGCTTTGACAGAGACAGGGAAACAATTTGCTATAAAGATTCTACGAAAGCATTTGCTTTGGGAGGTTTTCTTAGTAGATAAGCTAAAATTTGGATGGAGTGAAATACATGAGATAGCAGAACAATTAGAGCATATTGACTCTGATATACTCATAGATCGGCTGGACGATTTTCTAGGTCATCCCTATTGCAACCCTCATGGTATCGTTATTCCAAATGCTGATGGAAAGATTATAACTAGGCCTAGATTGTTGATGACAGATCTCTCTGAAGGAGCAAGTGGCATAGTAAGCGCCATTAAAGATGACTCAACCTCTTTTTTACAATATCTGGGTAAAAGAAATATCTATTTAGGGGTTAAGATAACGGTTGTTGAAAAAATTGAATTTGATGAGTCTATGGATGTAACTATTGATAATCAGCATAAAATTAATATATCTCGTAAGATAACAGATAATATTTTAATAAGTTTATAG
- a CDS encoding FAD-dependent oxidoreductase, with product MRVAIVGGGLATCYHLLAIDRNLKIQLFEKDGIGAGASGSAAGLLHPYTGSLAQLNWCAQPGIAATIQLLDAAAQAIGKATYKISGIVRCAIHPEDQQAFFNIVRTQDDVSLWDPQHTYSQTGVYRPALFIPNGLSVYTDLYLKGIWHLCDHYGAELVLQNFTLSDSAYFDKVILACGANLAELYPALNLVLKRGEVLICEKRLTYALIGDGYLSLTDQSNICYMGTTSRTDLTDLTLDEATKLIRSQVDPWFKSDIQVLGYKSGIRVYRSLVSAHPIIDQLDNKTWCFPGLGSRGLMYHAYLGSILAKAILQQSPKLIPQVCKITR from the coding sequence ATGCGTGTAGCTATTGTAGGAGGAGGGCTTGCCACTTGTTATCATCTTTTAGCTATAGACCGTAATTTAAAAATACAATTATTTGAAAAGGACGGTATAGGAGCAGGAGCCTCAGGATCTGCTGCAGGCTTATTGCATCCATATACAGGATCTCTTGCACAGCTTAACTGGTGTGCCCAACCAGGTATAGCAGCAACCATACAATTATTAGATGCAGCAGCACAGGCTATAGGGAAAGCAACTTATAAAATAAGTGGCATTGTTCGTTGCGCCATACACCCAGAAGATCAGCAAGCTTTTTTTAATATAGTCAGAACACAAGATGATGTGTCCTTATGGGATCCACAGCATACCTATAGTCAAACAGGAGTATACAGGCCAGCTCTATTTATTCCGAATGGACTAAGTGTTTATACAGATCTTTACTTAAAAGGAATTTGGCATTTATGTGATCACTATGGTGCTGAATTAGTATTACAAAATTTTACGTTAAGTGATAGTGCTTATTTTGATAAGGTCATTTTAGCTTGTGGTGCCAATCTTGCTGAATTATATCCTGCATTAAATTTAGTACTAAAAAGAGGAGAGGTATTAATTTGTGAAAAACGATTGACTTATGCGCTTATTGGTGATGGCTATTTAAGCCTAACGGATCAAAGCAACATATGTTATATGGGTACAACCTCGAGAACAGACTTAACAGATCTTACCCTAGATGAAGCTACAAAACTTATTCGATCTCAGGTAGATCCATGGTTTAAAAGCGATATTCAAGTGCTAGGCTACAAGTCTGGCATTAGAGTCTACCGTTCTCTAGTTTCCGCTCACCCAATTATTGATCAATTAGATAACAAAACTTGGTGTTTTCCAGGATTAGGATCTCGTGGTTTAATGTACCACGCTTACCTTGGTTCCATTTTGGCAAAAGCAATCCTACAACAATCTCCTAAACTTATTCCACAAGTATGCAAAATAACTAGATAA
- a CDS encoding SH3 domain-containing protein, producing MPGYGYPLDKLQASAIFISTPIYIINQTKDKRWSLVITPDFVGAKWMLI from the coding sequence ATGCCAGGCTATGGCTATCCGCTTGACAAGCTACAAGCCTCTGCTATCTTTATTAGCACCCCTATTTATATTATAAATCAAACGAAAGATAAACGCTGGTCGCTTGTTATAACACCAGACTTTGTGGGAGCTAAATGGATGCTTATATGA
- a CDS encoding DUF502 domain-containing protein, translating to MQTKQPLINQLILYFFRGLLLIIPLGGTFYLISVILLKVDGFVSLSIPGLGMFIVVASITLLGYIGTTLLVKSVFGFTEGLIKKVPFIRALYSYLKDFTSAFVSSKGKFNKPVVVLMNKTTQVYRIGFITKESLEVLSMPNHVAVYLPNAYDLAGILIIVPPELVTPLDLPGSEVMKFNFSGGLTPLKNGKEQEDIPDLDEAV from the coding sequence ATGCAAACAAAACAGCCACTTATCAATCAGCTTATACTCTACTTTTTTAGAGGGTTGCTATTAATCATTCCATTAGGGGGAACATTTTATTTAATATCAGTGATATTGCTAAAGGTAGATGGATTTGTAAGCCTTAGCATTCCAGGTCTTGGTATGTTCATTGTAGTAGCGTCTATAACGCTATTGGGATATATAGGTACTACTTTACTGGTTAAGTCGGTATTTGGGTTTACAGAAGGGCTCATCAAAAAAGTGCCATTTATTCGTGCGCTCTATTCTTATTTAAAAGATTTTACTTCGGCTTTTGTAAGCAGCAAGGGAAAGTTTAATAAGCCTGTTGTCGTTCTAATGAATAAAACGACTCAGGTCTATAGGATAGGGTTTATTACAAAAGAATCTTTAGAGGTGCTCTCTATGCCGAACCATGTGGCGGTTTATTTGCCCAATGCTTATGATTTGGCTGGAATCTTGATTATTGTTCCTCCAGAATTGGTTACACCTTTAGATTTACCTGGTTCTGAAGTAATGAAGTTTAATTTTTCTGGAGGGCTTACCCCACTAAAAAATGGTAAGGAGCAGGAGGATATCCCAGATTTAGATGAAGCAGTATAG
- a CDS encoding metal ABC transporter ATP-binding protein, with protein sequence MIEKNIISIKDLTVGYTNHKVVLEAVSFDLPSHKIIGIIGPNGAGKSTLLKAAMGLIPYQKGEIKLFGEPISRVRKCISYVPQKESVDWDFPASVFDIALLGRYNRLGFFQRPSKKDKVIAMQCLEELGMAHLAKRQIGELSGGQQQRVFLARALAQDAALYFMDEPFTGIDVTTEKIVIGLLKNMVAAGKTIVVVHHDLGSVHGYFDWLVLLNHRLIASGDTKEVFTADLLEKTYGSTFSCFRGHATKCPL encoded by the coding sequence ATGATAGAAAAAAACATCATAAGCATAAAGGATTTAACTGTTGGCTATACAAACCATAAAGTTGTGCTGGAAGCAGTTAGTTTTGATTTACCATCCCATAAAATCATTGGCATAATAGGTCCAAATGGGGCTGGTAAGTCCACCTTACTAAAGGCTGCTATGGGGCTAATTCCTTATCAAAAGGGTGAAATAAAATTATTTGGAGAACCTATAAGTAGGGTAAGAAAGTGCATTAGTTATGTCCCTCAAAAAGAATCCGTAGATTGGGACTTTCCTGCTTCTGTATTTGACATTGCGCTTTTAGGCAGGTATAATAGATTGGGATTTTTTCAGCGGCCTAGTAAAAAGGATAAAGTAATAGCTATGCAGTGCTTAGAGGAATTAGGCATGGCACATCTTGCTAAGCGACAAATTGGAGAGCTATCTGGAGGGCAACAGCAACGGGTATTTTTGGCCAGGGCATTGGCACAAGATGCAGCGTTGTATTTTATGGATGAACCTTTTACGGGTATAGATGTTACTACAGAAAAAATTGTTATTGGACTCTTAAAAAATATGGTGGCAGCAGGAAAAACAATTGTGGTGGTACACCATGATTTGGGATCGGTACATGGCTACTTTGATTGGCTGGTGCTACTCAACCATAGGCTTATAGCTTCTGGTGATACAAAAGAGGTTTTTACAGCTGACTTATTAGAAAAAACCTATGGTAGTACGTTCTCTTGCTTCCGAGGCCATGCAACCAAGTGTCCGCTATAG
- a CDS encoding metal ABC transporter solute-binding protein, Zn/Mn family: MFFCLSLFSCFDPVTEEPFTILTTTGMLGDAVKNIVKEDAHVVSLMGPGIDPHTYQTTQKDVQQLMHAHMVFYNGLDLEGKMSNLLKEMAKERKVYAVSDALDKTALLYEGTIGADPHFWFDVKLWKQVVGFISQKLQEARPESAAYYQNNTLAYMEILEQLHKSVATQIQSIPAKQRVLITAHDAFGYFGKAYNIEVVGLQGISTVAECGLKDINRIVQLIRERNIKAIFFETSVSDKSMRAVLEGCANYGHKVAVGGYLYSDALGAPDTLEGTYCGMIKANATTIVNALK, encoded by the coding sequence TTGTTTTTTTGTTTAAGCCTATTTTCATGTTTTGATCCTGTTACAGAGGAACCATTTACCATTTTGACTACTACAGGTATGCTGGGAGATGCGGTAAAAAACATTGTGAAAGAAGACGCGCATGTAGTCAGCTTAATGGGCCCTGGTATAGATCCGCATACCTATCAAACTACCCAAAAAGATGTGCAGCAGCTGATGCATGCACATATGGTTTTTTACAATGGACTTGATTTAGAAGGAAAAATGAGCAATCTATTAAAAGAGATGGCTAAAGAAAGGAAGGTATACGCAGTGAGTGATGCCCTTGATAAAACAGCGTTACTATACGAGGGTACCATTGGGGCAGATCCCCATTTCTGGTTTGATGTAAAACTATGGAAACAGGTAGTCGGCTTTATCAGTCAAAAGCTACAAGAAGCAAGACCCGAGTCAGCGGCGTATTATCAAAATAATACGTTGGCTTACATGGAAATACTAGAGCAATTGCATAAATCAGTTGCTACTCAAATTCAATCTATTCCAGCAAAACAGCGGGTATTGATCACTGCACATGATGCTTTTGGCTATTTTGGAAAGGCGTATAATATAGAAGTAGTTGGTTTACAAGGAATTTCTACTGTAGCTGAGTGTGGTTTAAAAGATATTAACCGGATTGTACAGCTTATTAGGGAACGAAATATTAAAGCAATTTTTTTTGAAACTTCTGTTTCAGATAAATCGATGCGGGCTGTATTAGAAGGTTGTGCCAATTATGGACATAAGGTAGCAGTAGGAGGGTATCTGTATTCGGATGCACTTGGTGCGCCTGATACGTTAGAAGGAACCTATTGCGGCATGATTAAGGCCAATGCTACAACAATTGTCAATGCACTGAAATAA
- a CDS encoding Rpn family recombination-promoting nuclease/putative transposase gives MQKVYYQLVDLYAMPDDEIKKKAHLGMMEYFMKYVHVRDMIKVMGGSFRKL, from the coding sequence TTGCAGAAGGTCTATTATCAACTGGTGGACTTGTATGCTATGCCAGATGATGAGATCAAGAAGAAGGCACATTTGGGGATGATGGAATATTTTATGAAGTATGTCCACGTTCGTGATATGATTAAGGTTATGGGAGGAAGTTTTAGAAAACTTTAA